A genome region from Triticum aestivum cultivar Chinese Spring chromosome 2B, IWGSC CS RefSeq v2.1, whole genome shotgun sequence includes the following:
- the LOC123044583 gene encoding G-type lectin S-receptor-like serine/threonine-protein kinase B120 isoform X4 — MAASRLLFSLCTALAVAAAAATDTLKQGDSLTAPATLVSSPSGVFELGFHAPDPARPARLYLCVWYRDTQPRTVAWVANRVNAAAAAAPSLTLTAGGELRVLDGAAKDGAPMLWSSNTTTRAAPRGGYSAVIQDSGSLQVRDVDGTVIWDSFWHPSDTMLSGMRISVNAEVRAQVRGPPERMLFTSWASETDPSPGRFALGLDPANPSQAFIWRDGNVPFWRSGQWTGLNFVGIPYRPLYVYGYKQGNDPILGMYFTYTATNTSLQRFVVAPDGRDVCYMVKKSTQEWETVWVQPSNECERYGACGSNAICTVVQDRKAKCTCLKGFKPKLADEWNAGNRSQGCVRNPPLDCQVNKTGDGFLSIPNVKWPDFSYWVSGVTDEYGCMNTCQQNCSCGAYVYMTQLTGCLHWGSELMDVSQFQAGGYALNLKLPASELGSHIAVWKIAAIASAVVLFVLLACLFLWWKRGRNIKVHRSWRRSRRSSTRSQQSAGMLDISHSIPFDDETEDGKSHELKVLSLDRIKAATGSFSESNKLGEGGFGPVYMGTLPGGEEVAVKRLCKNSGQGHEEFKNEVILIAKLQHRNLVRLLACCIQGEEKILVYEYMPNKSLDAFIFNPEKRGLLDWKTRFDIIEGIARGLLYLHRDSRLRIVHRDLKASNILLDTDMNPKISDFGMARIFGGDENQFNTNRVVGTFGYMSPEYAMEGIFSVKSDVYSFGVLILEIITGKRAVSFHGQQESLNIAGYAWQQWNEDKGEEMIDPLIKPSCSIRQVLRCIHIALLCVQDHAQERPDVPAVILMLSSDSSSLPMPRAPTLMLRGRALESSKSSENERSHSIGTVSMTQLHGR, encoded by the exons ATGGCGGCTTCCCGTCTCCTCTTCTCGCTCTGCACCGcgctggccgtggcggcggcggcggccacggaCACGCTGAAGCAGGGGGACTCGCTGACGGCGCCGGCGACGCTGGTGTCCTCGCCGTCGGGGGTGTTCGAGCTGGGCTTCCACGCGCCGGACCCCGCGCGCCCGGCCCGCCTCTACCTCTGCGTCTGGTACCGCGACACCCAGCCCAGGACCGTCGCGTGGGTGGCCAACCGCGTGAACGCGGCCGCGGCGGCCGCGCCCTCGCTCACGCTCacggccggcggcgagctccgcgtgcTCGACGGCGCCGCCAAGGACGGCGCGCCCATGCTCTGGTCCTCCAACACCACCACGCGGGCCGCGCCGCGGGGCGGCTACTCGGCCGTCATCCAAGACTCGGGCTCCCTCCAGGTGCGCGACGTCGACGGCACCGTCATCTGGGACAGCTTCTGGCACCCGTCCGACACCATGCTCTCCGGGATGCGCATCAGCGTCAACGCCGAGGTAAGGGCGCAGGTCAGGGGCCCGCCGGAGCGGATGCTCTTTACGTCCTGGGCCAGCGAGACGGACCCCTCGCCGGGCCGGTTCGCGCTCGGCCTCGATCCGGCCAACCCCAGCCAAGCCTTCATCTGGAGAGACGGCAATGTTCCATTCTGGAG GTCGGGCCAATGGACTGGGCTAAATTTTGTAGGAATTCCATATAGGCCACTGTACGTGTATGGGTACAAACAAGGAAATGATCCAATCCTGGGAATGTACTTCACTTACACTGCAACAAATACATCTCTGCAGAGGTTTGTTGTTGCGCCAGATGGCAGAGACGTCTGCTACATGGTTAAGAAGTCTACACAGGAGTGGGAAACTGTGTGGGTGCAACCGTCAAATGAGTGCGAGCGTTATGGTGCATGTGGTTCAAATGCGATATGTACGGTGGTGCAAGATAGGAAGGCAAAATGTACCTGCCTGAAAG GTTTTAAGCCAAAGTTAGCAGATGAGTGGAATGCAGGAAATCGGAGCCAGGGTTGTGTTAGAAACCCACCTTTGGACTGTCAGGTGAACAAAACTGGAGATGGATTTCTCTCTATCCCGAATGTCAAGTGGCCAGATTTTTCATACTGGGTATCTGGTGTGACCGATGAGTATGGGTGCATGAATACCTGCCAGCAAAACTGTTCATGTGGTGCCTATGTCTACATGACTCAATTGACGGGGTGTCTACATTGGGGTAGTGAACTGATGGATGTTTCCCAGTTTCAGGCTGGGGGTTATGCCCTAAACCTCAAGCTTCCTGCTTCTGAGTTAG GTTCACATATCGCAGTTTGGAAAATAGCCGCAATAGCGTCTGCCGTGGTGCTATTTGTTTTGTTAGCTTGTCTCTTTTTATGGTGGAAGCGTGGCAGAAATATCAAAG TGCACAGAAGTTGGAGGAGGTCAAGACGTTCATCTACCAGATCTCAGCAAAGTGCTGGCATGCTGGATATCTCACATTCGATTCCTTTCGACGATGAAACGGAGGACGGAAAAAGTCATGAACTCAAAGTACTCTCCCTGGACCGCATTAAAGCTGCTACAGGTAGTTTCAGTGAATCCAACAAGCTTGGGGAAGGTGGATTTGGCCCGGTTTATATG GGAACATTACCTGGTGGAGAAGAAGTAGCTGTGAAGAGGCTTTGTAAGAACTCCGGTCAAGGCCATGAGGAGTTCAAGAATGAGGTCATACTGATTGCAAAGTTGCAGCACCGGAATCTTGTGAGACTATTAGCTTGCTGTATACAGGGAGAAGAGAAGATCTTGGTTTATGAGTACATGCCTAACAAGAGCCTCGACGCATTTATCTTTA ATCCTGAAAAGCGAGGTCTCCTAGACTGGAAGACAAGGTTTGATATCATCGAAGGTATTGCTCGAGGACTGCTATATCTCCACCGGGACTCAAGGCTACGTATTGTTCATCGTGATCTCAAGGCCAGCAACATTCTCCTAGACACAGACATGAACCCCAAAATATCAGATTTCGGAATGGCAAGGATCTTTGGAGGGGATGAAAACCAGTTCAACACGAACCGTGTGGTCGGAACATT CGGCTACATGTCTCCTGAGTACGCCATGGAAGGCATTTTCTCGGTCAAGTCCGATGTCTATAGCTTCGGAGTTCTGATCTTGGAGATCATCACAGGGAAGAGGGCTGTCAGCTTTCATGGCCAGCAGGAGTCCCTAAACATCGCGGGATAT GCATGGCAACAATGGAACGAAGACAAGGGCGAGGAAATGATCGACCCGTTGATAAAACCGTCGTGCTCGATTCGACAGGTCTTGAGGTGCATCCACATTGCATTGCTATGCGTGCAAGATCATGCCCAAGAGCGTCCGGACGTGCCGGCGGTCATCCTGATGTTGAGCAGTGACAGCTCCAGCCTTCCCATGCCGAGGGCGCCCACCCTGATGCTCCGTGGCCGTGCTCTTGAGTCGAGCAAATCAAGCGAGAACGAGAGGAGCCACTCCATCGGTACCGTATCAATGACACAGTTGCATGGAAGATAG
- the LOC123044583 gene encoding G-type lectin S-receptor-like serine/threonine-protein kinase B120 isoform X3 yields MAASRLLFSLCTALAVAAAAATDTLKQGDSLTAPATLVSSPSGVFELGFHAPDPARPARLYLCVWYRDTQPRTVAWVANRVNAAAAAAPSLTLTAGGELRVLDGAAKDGAPMLWSSNTTTRAAPRGGYSAVIQDSGSLQVRDVDGTVIWDSFWHPSDTMLSGMRISVNAEVRAQVRGPPERMLFTSWASETDPSPGRFALGLDPANPSQAFIWRDGNVPFWRSGQWTGLNFVGIPYRPLYVYGYKQGNDPILGMYFTYTATNTSLQRFVVAPDGRDVCYMVKKSTQEWETVWVQPSNECERYGACGSNAICTVVQDRKAKCTCLKGFKPKLADEWNAGNRSQGCVRNPPLDCQVNKTGDGFLSIPNVKWPDFSYWVSGVTDEYGCMNTCQQNCSCGAYVYMTQLTGCLHWGSELMDVSQFQAGGYALNLKLPASELAGSHIAVWKIAAIASAVVLFVLLACLFLWWKRGRNIKVHRSWRRSRRSSTRSQQSAGMLDISHSIPFDDETEDGKSHELKVLSLDRIKAATGSFSESNKLGEGGFGPVYMGTLPGGEEVAVKRLCKNSGQGHEEFKNEVILIAKLQHRNLVRLLACCIQGEEKILVYEYMPNKSLDAFIFNPEKRGLLDWKTRFDIIEGIARGLLYLHRDSRLRIVHRDLKASNILLDTDMNPKISDFGMARIFGGDENQFNTNRVVGTFGYMSPEYAMEGIFSVKSDVYSFGVLILEIITGKRAVSFHGQQESLNIAGYAWQQWNEDKGEEMIDPLIKPSCSIRQVLRCIHIALLCVQDHAQERPDVPAVILMLSSDSSSLPMPRAPTLMLRGRALESSKSSENERSHSIGTVSMTQLHGR; encoded by the exons ATGGCGGCTTCCCGTCTCCTCTTCTCGCTCTGCACCGcgctggccgtggcggcggcggcggccacggaCACGCTGAAGCAGGGGGACTCGCTGACGGCGCCGGCGACGCTGGTGTCCTCGCCGTCGGGGGTGTTCGAGCTGGGCTTCCACGCGCCGGACCCCGCGCGCCCGGCCCGCCTCTACCTCTGCGTCTGGTACCGCGACACCCAGCCCAGGACCGTCGCGTGGGTGGCCAACCGCGTGAACGCGGCCGCGGCGGCCGCGCCCTCGCTCACGCTCacggccggcggcgagctccgcgtgcTCGACGGCGCCGCCAAGGACGGCGCGCCCATGCTCTGGTCCTCCAACACCACCACGCGGGCCGCGCCGCGGGGCGGCTACTCGGCCGTCATCCAAGACTCGGGCTCCCTCCAGGTGCGCGACGTCGACGGCACCGTCATCTGGGACAGCTTCTGGCACCCGTCCGACACCATGCTCTCCGGGATGCGCATCAGCGTCAACGCCGAGGTAAGGGCGCAGGTCAGGGGCCCGCCGGAGCGGATGCTCTTTACGTCCTGGGCCAGCGAGACGGACCCCTCGCCGGGCCGGTTCGCGCTCGGCCTCGATCCGGCCAACCCCAGCCAAGCCTTCATCTGGAGAGACGGCAATGTTCCATTCTGGAG GTCGGGCCAATGGACTGGGCTAAATTTTGTAGGAATTCCATATAGGCCACTGTACGTGTATGGGTACAAACAAGGAAATGATCCAATCCTGGGAATGTACTTCACTTACACTGCAACAAATACATCTCTGCAGAGGTTTGTTGTTGCGCCAGATGGCAGAGACGTCTGCTACATGGTTAAGAAGTCTACACAGGAGTGGGAAACTGTGTGGGTGCAACCGTCAAATGAGTGCGAGCGTTATGGTGCATGTGGTTCAAATGCGATATGTACGGTGGTGCAAGATAGGAAGGCAAAATGTACCTGCCTGAAAG GTTTTAAGCCAAAGTTAGCAGATGAGTGGAATGCAGGAAATCGGAGCCAGGGTTGTGTTAGAAACCCACCTTTGGACTGTCAGGTGAACAAAACTGGAGATGGATTTCTCTCTATCCCGAATGTCAAGTGGCCAGATTTTTCATACTGGGTATCTGGTGTGACCGATGAGTATGGGTGCATGAATACCTGCCAGCAAAACTGTTCATGTGGTGCCTATGTCTACATGACTCAATTGACGGGGTGTCTACATTGGGGTAGTGAACTGATGGATGTTTCCCAGTTTCAGGCTGGGGGTTATGCCCTAAACCTCAAGCTTCCTGCTTCTGAGTTAG CAGGTTCACATATCGCAGTTTGGAAAATAGCCGCAATAGCGTCTGCCGTGGTGCTATTTGTTTTGTTAGCTTGTCTCTTTTTATGGTGGAAGCGTGGCAGAAATATCAAAG TGCACAGAAGTTGGAGGAGGTCAAGACGTTCATCTACCAGATCTCAGCAAAGTGCTGGCATGCTGGATATCTCACATTCGATTCCTTTCGACGATGAAACGGAGGACGGAAAAAGTCATGAACTCAAAGTACTCTCCCTGGACCGCATTAAAGCTGCTACAGGTAGTTTCAGTGAATCCAACAAGCTTGGGGAAGGTGGATTTGGCCCGGTTTATATG GGAACATTACCTGGTGGAGAAGAAGTAGCTGTGAAGAGGCTTTGTAAGAACTCCGGTCAAGGCCATGAGGAGTTCAAGAATGAGGTCATACTGATTGCAAAGTTGCAGCACCGGAATCTTGTGAGACTATTAGCTTGCTGTATACAGGGAGAAGAGAAGATCTTGGTTTATGAGTACATGCCTAACAAGAGCCTCGACGCATTTATCTTTA ATCCTGAAAAGCGAGGTCTCCTAGACTGGAAGACAAGGTTTGATATCATCGAAGGTATTGCTCGAGGACTGCTATATCTCCACCGGGACTCAAGGCTACGTATTGTTCATCGTGATCTCAAGGCCAGCAACATTCTCCTAGACACAGACATGAACCCCAAAATATCAGATTTCGGAATGGCAAGGATCTTTGGAGGGGATGAAAACCAGTTCAACACGAACCGTGTGGTCGGAACATT CGGCTACATGTCTCCTGAGTACGCCATGGAAGGCATTTTCTCGGTCAAGTCCGATGTCTATAGCTTCGGAGTTCTGATCTTGGAGATCATCACAGGGAAGAGGGCTGTCAGCTTTCATGGCCAGCAGGAGTCCCTAAACATCGCGGGATAT GCATGGCAACAATGGAACGAAGACAAGGGCGAGGAAATGATCGACCCGTTGATAAAACCGTCGTGCTCGATTCGACAGGTCTTGAGGTGCATCCACATTGCATTGCTATGCGTGCAAGATCATGCCCAAGAGCGTCCGGACGTGCCGGCGGTCATCCTGATGTTGAGCAGTGACAGCTCCAGCCTTCCCATGCCGAGGGCGCCCACCCTGATGCTCCGTGGCCGTGCTCTTGAGTCGAGCAAATCAAGCGAGAACGAGAGGAGCCACTCCATCGGTACCGTATCAATGACACAGTTGCATGGAAGATAG
- the LOC123044583 gene encoding G-type lectin S-receptor-like serine/threonine-protein kinase B120 isoform X2 has product MAASRLLFSLCTALAVAAAAATDTLKQGDSLTAPATLVSSPSGVFELGFHAPDPARPARLYLCVWYRDTQPRTVAWVANRVNAAAAAAPSLTLTAGGELRVLDGAAKDGAPMLWSSNTTTRAAPRGGYSAVIQDSGSLQVRDVDGTVIWDSFWHPSDTMLSGMRISVNAEVRAQVRGPPERMLFTSWASETDPSPGRFALGLDPANPSQAFIWRDGNVPFWRSGQWTGLNFVGIPYRPLYVYGYKQGNDPILGMYFTYTATNTSLQRFVVAPDGRDVCYMVKKSTQEWETVWVQPSNECERYGACGSNAICTVVQDRKAKCTCLKGFKPKLADEWNAGNRSQGCVRNPPLDCQVNKTGDGFLSIPNVKWPDFSYWVSGVTDEYGCMNTCQQNCSCGAYVYMTQLTGCLHWGSELMDVSQFQAGGYALNLKLPASELGSHIAVWKIAAIASAVVLFVLLACLFLWWKRGRNIKDAVHRSWRRSRRSSTRSQQSAGMLDISHSIPFDDETEDGKSHELKVLSLDRIKAATGSFSESNKLGEGGFGPVYMGTLPGGEEVAVKRLCKNSGQGHEEFKNEVILIAKLQHRNLVRLLACCIQGEEKILVYEYMPNKSLDAFIFNPEKRGLLDWKTRFDIIEGIARGLLYLHRDSRLRIVHRDLKASNILLDTDMNPKISDFGMARIFGGDENQFNTNRVVGTFGYMSPEYAMEGIFSVKSDVYSFGVLILEIITGKRAVSFHGQQESLNIAGYAWQQWNEDKGEEMIDPLIKPSCSIRQVLRCIHIALLCVQDHAQERPDVPAVILMLSSDSSSLPMPRAPTLMLRGRALESSKSSENERSHSIGTVSMTQLHGR; this is encoded by the exons ATGGCGGCTTCCCGTCTCCTCTTCTCGCTCTGCACCGcgctggccgtggcggcggcggcggccacggaCACGCTGAAGCAGGGGGACTCGCTGACGGCGCCGGCGACGCTGGTGTCCTCGCCGTCGGGGGTGTTCGAGCTGGGCTTCCACGCGCCGGACCCCGCGCGCCCGGCCCGCCTCTACCTCTGCGTCTGGTACCGCGACACCCAGCCCAGGACCGTCGCGTGGGTGGCCAACCGCGTGAACGCGGCCGCGGCGGCCGCGCCCTCGCTCACGCTCacggccggcggcgagctccgcgtgcTCGACGGCGCCGCCAAGGACGGCGCGCCCATGCTCTGGTCCTCCAACACCACCACGCGGGCCGCGCCGCGGGGCGGCTACTCGGCCGTCATCCAAGACTCGGGCTCCCTCCAGGTGCGCGACGTCGACGGCACCGTCATCTGGGACAGCTTCTGGCACCCGTCCGACACCATGCTCTCCGGGATGCGCATCAGCGTCAACGCCGAGGTAAGGGCGCAGGTCAGGGGCCCGCCGGAGCGGATGCTCTTTACGTCCTGGGCCAGCGAGACGGACCCCTCGCCGGGCCGGTTCGCGCTCGGCCTCGATCCGGCCAACCCCAGCCAAGCCTTCATCTGGAGAGACGGCAATGTTCCATTCTGGAG GTCGGGCCAATGGACTGGGCTAAATTTTGTAGGAATTCCATATAGGCCACTGTACGTGTATGGGTACAAACAAGGAAATGATCCAATCCTGGGAATGTACTTCACTTACACTGCAACAAATACATCTCTGCAGAGGTTTGTTGTTGCGCCAGATGGCAGAGACGTCTGCTACATGGTTAAGAAGTCTACACAGGAGTGGGAAACTGTGTGGGTGCAACCGTCAAATGAGTGCGAGCGTTATGGTGCATGTGGTTCAAATGCGATATGTACGGTGGTGCAAGATAGGAAGGCAAAATGTACCTGCCTGAAAG GTTTTAAGCCAAAGTTAGCAGATGAGTGGAATGCAGGAAATCGGAGCCAGGGTTGTGTTAGAAACCCACCTTTGGACTGTCAGGTGAACAAAACTGGAGATGGATTTCTCTCTATCCCGAATGTCAAGTGGCCAGATTTTTCATACTGGGTATCTGGTGTGACCGATGAGTATGGGTGCATGAATACCTGCCAGCAAAACTGTTCATGTGGTGCCTATGTCTACATGACTCAATTGACGGGGTGTCTACATTGGGGTAGTGAACTGATGGATGTTTCCCAGTTTCAGGCTGGGGGTTATGCCCTAAACCTCAAGCTTCCTGCTTCTGAGTTAG GTTCACATATCGCAGTTTGGAAAATAGCCGCAATAGCGTCTGCCGTGGTGCTATTTGTTTTGTTAGCTTGTCTCTTTTTATGGTGGAAGCGTGGCAGAAATATCAAAG ATGCAGTGCACAGAAGTTGGAGGAGGTCAAGACGTTCATCTACCAGATCTCAGCAAAGTGCTGGCATGCTGGATATCTCACATTCGATTCCTTTCGACGATGAAACGGAGGACGGAAAAAGTCATGAACTCAAAGTACTCTCCCTGGACCGCATTAAAGCTGCTACAGGTAGTTTCAGTGAATCCAACAAGCTTGGGGAAGGTGGATTTGGCCCGGTTTATATG GGAACATTACCTGGTGGAGAAGAAGTAGCTGTGAAGAGGCTTTGTAAGAACTCCGGTCAAGGCCATGAGGAGTTCAAGAATGAGGTCATACTGATTGCAAAGTTGCAGCACCGGAATCTTGTGAGACTATTAGCTTGCTGTATACAGGGAGAAGAGAAGATCTTGGTTTATGAGTACATGCCTAACAAGAGCCTCGACGCATTTATCTTTA ATCCTGAAAAGCGAGGTCTCCTAGACTGGAAGACAAGGTTTGATATCATCGAAGGTATTGCTCGAGGACTGCTATATCTCCACCGGGACTCAAGGCTACGTATTGTTCATCGTGATCTCAAGGCCAGCAACATTCTCCTAGACACAGACATGAACCCCAAAATATCAGATTTCGGAATGGCAAGGATCTTTGGAGGGGATGAAAACCAGTTCAACACGAACCGTGTGGTCGGAACATT CGGCTACATGTCTCCTGAGTACGCCATGGAAGGCATTTTCTCGGTCAAGTCCGATGTCTATAGCTTCGGAGTTCTGATCTTGGAGATCATCACAGGGAAGAGGGCTGTCAGCTTTCATGGCCAGCAGGAGTCCCTAAACATCGCGGGATAT GCATGGCAACAATGGAACGAAGACAAGGGCGAGGAAATGATCGACCCGTTGATAAAACCGTCGTGCTCGATTCGACAGGTCTTGAGGTGCATCCACATTGCATTGCTATGCGTGCAAGATCATGCCCAAGAGCGTCCGGACGTGCCGGCGGTCATCCTGATGTTGAGCAGTGACAGCTCCAGCCTTCCCATGCCGAGGGCGCCCACCCTGATGCTCCGTGGCCGTGCTCTTGAGTCGAGCAAATCAAGCGAGAACGAGAGGAGCCACTCCATCGGTACCGTATCAATGACACAGTTGCATGGAAGATAG
- the LOC123044583 gene encoding G-type lectin S-receptor-like serine/threonine-protein kinase B120 isoform X1, translating to MAASRLLFSLCTALAVAAAAATDTLKQGDSLTAPATLVSSPSGVFELGFHAPDPARPARLYLCVWYRDTQPRTVAWVANRVNAAAAAAPSLTLTAGGELRVLDGAAKDGAPMLWSSNTTTRAAPRGGYSAVIQDSGSLQVRDVDGTVIWDSFWHPSDTMLSGMRISVNAEVRAQVRGPPERMLFTSWASETDPSPGRFALGLDPANPSQAFIWRDGNVPFWRSGQWTGLNFVGIPYRPLYVYGYKQGNDPILGMYFTYTATNTSLQRFVVAPDGRDVCYMVKKSTQEWETVWVQPSNECERYGACGSNAICTVVQDRKAKCTCLKGFKPKLADEWNAGNRSQGCVRNPPLDCQVNKTGDGFLSIPNVKWPDFSYWVSGVTDEYGCMNTCQQNCSCGAYVYMTQLTGCLHWGSELMDVSQFQAGGYALNLKLPASELAGSHIAVWKIAAIASAVVLFVLLACLFLWWKRGRNIKDAVHRSWRRSRRSSTRSQQSAGMLDISHSIPFDDETEDGKSHELKVLSLDRIKAATGSFSESNKLGEGGFGPVYMGTLPGGEEVAVKRLCKNSGQGHEEFKNEVILIAKLQHRNLVRLLACCIQGEEKILVYEYMPNKSLDAFIFNPEKRGLLDWKTRFDIIEGIARGLLYLHRDSRLRIVHRDLKASNILLDTDMNPKISDFGMARIFGGDENQFNTNRVVGTFGYMSPEYAMEGIFSVKSDVYSFGVLILEIITGKRAVSFHGQQESLNIAGYAWQQWNEDKGEEMIDPLIKPSCSIRQVLRCIHIALLCVQDHAQERPDVPAVILMLSSDSSSLPMPRAPTLMLRGRALESSKSSENERSHSIGTVSMTQLHGR from the exons ATGGCGGCTTCCCGTCTCCTCTTCTCGCTCTGCACCGcgctggccgtggcggcggcggcggccacggaCACGCTGAAGCAGGGGGACTCGCTGACGGCGCCGGCGACGCTGGTGTCCTCGCCGTCGGGGGTGTTCGAGCTGGGCTTCCACGCGCCGGACCCCGCGCGCCCGGCCCGCCTCTACCTCTGCGTCTGGTACCGCGACACCCAGCCCAGGACCGTCGCGTGGGTGGCCAACCGCGTGAACGCGGCCGCGGCGGCCGCGCCCTCGCTCACGCTCacggccggcggcgagctccgcgtgcTCGACGGCGCCGCCAAGGACGGCGCGCCCATGCTCTGGTCCTCCAACACCACCACGCGGGCCGCGCCGCGGGGCGGCTACTCGGCCGTCATCCAAGACTCGGGCTCCCTCCAGGTGCGCGACGTCGACGGCACCGTCATCTGGGACAGCTTCTGGCACCCGTCCGACACCATGCTCTCCGGGATGCGCATCAGCGTCAACGCCGAGGTAAGGGCGCAGGTCAGGGGCCCGCCGGAGCGGATGCTCTTTACGTCCTGGGCCAGCGAGACGGACCCCTCGCCGGGCCGGTTCGCGCTCGGCCTCGATCCGGCCAACCCCAGCCAAGCCTTCATCTGGAGAGACGGCAATGTTCCATTCTGGAG GTCGGGCCAATGGACTGGGCTAAATTTTGTAGGAATTCCATATAGGCCACTGTACGTGTATGGGTACAAACAAGGAAATGATCCAATCCTGGGAATGTACTTCACTTACACTGCAACAAATACATCTCTGCAGAGGTTTGTTGTTGCGCCAGATGGCAGAGACGTCTGCTACATGGTTAAGAAGTCTACACAGGAGTGGGAAACTGTGTGGGTGCAACCGTCAAATGAGTGCGAGCGTTATGGTGCATGTGGTTCAAATGCGATATGTACGGTGGTGCAAGATAGGAAGGCAAAATGTACCTGCCTGAAAG GTTTTAAGCCAAAGTTAGCAGATGAGTGGAATGCAGGAAATCGGAGCCAGGGTTGTGTTAGAAACCCACCTTTGGACTGTCAGGTGAACAAAACTGGAGATGGATTTCTCTCTATCCCGAATGTCAAGTGGCCAGATTTTTCATACTGGGTATCTGGTGTGACCGATGAGTATGGGTGCATGAATACCTGCCAGCAAAACTGTTCATGTGGTGCCTATGTCTACATGACTCAATTGACGGGGTGTCTACATTGGGGTAGTGAACTGATGGATGTTTCCCAGTTTCAGGCTGGGGGTTATGCCCTAAACCTCAAGCTTCCTGCTTCTGAGTTAG CAGGTTCACATATCGCAGTTTGGAAAATAGCCGCAATAGCGTCTGCCGTGGTGCTATTTGTTTTGTTAGCTTGTCTCTTTTTATGGTGGAAGCGTGGCAGAAATATCAAAG ATGCAGTGCACAGAAGTTGGAGGAGGTCAAGACGTTCATCTACCAGATCTCAGCAAAGTGCTGGCATGCTGGATATCTCACATTCGATTCCTTTCGACGATGAAACGGAGGACGGAAAAAGTCATGAACTCAAAGTACTCTCCCTGGACCGCATTAAAGCTGCTACAGGTAGTTTCAGTGAATCCAACAAGCTTGGGGAAGGTGGATTTGGCCCGGTTTATATG GGAACATTACCTGGTGGAGAAGAAGTAGCTGTGAAGAGGCTTTGTAAGAACTCCGGTCAAGGCCATGAGGAGTTCAAGAATGAGGTCATACTGATTGCAAAGTTGCAGCACCGGAATCTTGTGAGACTATTAGCTTGCTGTATACAGGGAGAAGAGAAGATCTTGGTTTATGAGTACATGCCTAACAAGAGCCTCGACGCATTTATCTTTA ATCCTGAAAAGCGAGGTCTCCTAGACTGGAAGACAAGGTTTGATATCATCGAAGGTATTGCTCGAGGACTGCTATATCTCCACCGGGACTCAAGGCTACGTATTGTTCATCGTGATCTCAAGGCCAGCAACATTCTCCTAGACACAGACATGAACCCCAAAATATCAGATTTCGGAATGGCAAGGATCTTTGGAGGGGATGAAAACCAGTTCAACACGAACCGTGTGGTCGGAACATT CGGCTACATGTCTCCTGAGTACGCCATGGAAGGCATTTTCTCGGTCAAGTCCGATGTCTATAGCTTCGGAGTTCTGATCTTGGAGATCATCACAGGGAAGAGGGCTGTCAGCTTTCATGGCCAGCAGGAGTCCCTAAACATCGCGGGATAT GCATGGCAACAATGGAACGAAGACAAGGGCGAGGAAATGATCGACCCGTTGATAAAACCGTCGTGCTCGATTCGACAGGTCTTGAGGTGCATCCACATTGCATTGCTATGCGTGCAAGATCATGCCCAAGAGCGTCCGGACGTGCCGGCGGTCATCCTGATGTTGAGCAGTGACAGCTCCAGCCTTCCCATGCCGAGGGCGCCCACCCTGATGCTCCGTGGCCGTGCTCTTGAGTCGAGCAAATCAAGCGAGAACGAGAGGAGCCACTCCATCGGTACCGTATCAATGACACAGTTGCATGGAAGATAG